The genomic segment ATTGTTTTGCTTGGACAATAATGATAGTGGTCCCAGATATATCTGTGGCCTGTACAATATTTTCAAACCATCAATCTGGGTTAAAGTATTAAAAAGGCTGAGAGAGTTGTTTCTTGGAGAAACCTAATGTTGTAAATCGTTGCTGGAGTTTTTATGAAACTTTCACAACATTTATgcaacaagatggccttgatcgtTGTTATTTATCATTTCTCCaaagtttttgtattttttatgtaaataattgTTTGTATGATCAATCTTTTACCTTTTCATTCTGCAGGCATTGATTGTTTTGAAACAGGGTGCTCAACTACTTAAATATGGTCGTAAGGGAAGGCCTAAGTTTTGTCCGTTTAGACTTTCCAATGTAAGTTTAGATGAAATCATTTCAGGAAAGTGTTAGTGAATTCTCTAATTTTCGTGCTTCATTAACTTTCTGGATTGCACTGTACTAAATTGTTTATATGCTCAATTCAAATTACTCTATGAAAGATAGGGGCTTTGGCATGGTAGCTGatgttatatgaaaaatattgtaCCGAAAGCCTGCTAATTTGTACTTGTAATACTTATCAGAACTGTTGTTATACTGCAAGCTATTTTTACTAGAAATGTTGttgtatttgaaaattttgcttaTGATTACGTTCATTGATACATGTAGCTGCCCCACAACTTACAAAAGGGGAAGTGTTGTACCAACGATATCAAATGTTGGTGGGCCAAACAAGACACTGTTCTTCTATTTGATTAAAGTTTGTTATACTGTGGTGTTTTGTGTTTCTAAGTTAACTATTTGTAATCTCTGACCAAGTATTACTATAGGGCTTGCTCCTAATCTCTTCATGTccatttctttcctttcttttcatTGGTACTATGTGCTAGCTGTGTTTGACTGCATCATAATTAGATGGTTCAATTTGATGCCTTCTAGTATGTCATATAAAAAGGTTTTGATTGGTCAAAGTCCATACTTTCCTGAATCCAGAGGATTCTTTGGTTCATTCTCAGAGGAAGGTTGCAGGTCatcattgttgttattattattattattaataatttttttttcaattctattTCTATGTCCACAATTTAGTAATTTAGCACAATCCTTTTAGTTTCTAAAGCAATGAGTTCAAGAGTTTATGTGGTCCAGTGGCATTTTGTTGGTTTTTGTTTCCACATTCTGGGTTTGGTATAACCAGTTGAGGTGATCAATAGTTAACGGGACGTGAGAATAAAAGCTCAAatctttttgtttgatttgGATCAGATTTACTGCTTGTTACCCAAGTGGTATCATTTCCTCACTCTGGTGCTAATTACCAACCAAGAGTGATTTTTGTCGCTTTAATATTGGACGTACGTCTCTTTATGTGATGCATGCTATTACTGTCATATTCCTAGTTGTTAATAAGAAGGCCTATTTTCTGTTGGCTCCTTGGCTGTACTTGGTAGACTATAAAGATAACAAATATGTATATAGTAGGCTTGGTTTTGACACTAATCTGTGTTATTTCTAATTATACTTATTCAAATATCTGTAAACCACAGGATGAATTGTCTTTAATCTGGATATCAAGCAGTGAAGAAAGAAATCTGAAACTATCTTCTGTCTCAAGAATTATTCCTGGACAAAGAACTGTGAGATTTCTACAGTACAGTTTTATATCATACTGATGATGGCAAAGCGTTCTTCTTTATTAACTCAATGATATCCCAAAAGAAACTGATATATAATCTGTTTCTCCTCTTCTATGTTATTAATTTGCCTTCTCTTCTGTCAGGCTGTTTTCCAAAGATATCTGCGTCCTGAGAaggattatctttctttttcacttatttacaACAACGGGAAGCGGTCCCTTGATCTGGTTGGTGATGAATTTTGAAGTTCCTTGGATGACTACACCATtgtttatttctattttctgCATTTATCATTGTTATAAAAATGCTTTATGTTGTGTTTCAGATTTGCAAGGATAAAGTCCAGGCAGAAGTGTGGATTACAGGTCTCAAGGCACTGATATCTTCAGGTCAAGGTGGGCGTTCCAAAATTGATGGATGGAGTGATGGAGGCCTCTATCTTGATGTAAAAATACCTACTTGTTGACTTTGTAACTGTCATTTTACTCGTGTCATGTTTCTTGTTCTATGATATATACTGAGAAAGATAATAGATCATTGATCTTACTCTTGATCCAGTAGTAGTGTGCTCAACATTTTCATTGAAATGAATATTTTGGATGAATTGTGGTAAGGGGAGCTCATTAGTTTTCTGCTTCATTAAAAGAGTTCAAGTGTTTCCTCTGAGGAAGGTTTATCTTGATTTTATGAATTAGCTCTTATCCTGGAAAGATTATTCCGCAGTTTTCTGAAACAAAGTGCTATTCGCCTTTGTTCTTCTTTGGACACAATTTAGGATTTGTTGATTATGGTATTTTTGGGAATTATGGACTGAAATATAAGTTTTCCAAATTGTCTCTATTTTTCcaaatactattattattattattatactgtATAATACTTCATTAGTAAAATACATGGACAGTTTCGTATAATTCTTTCTGGCCCAATTAATTTCTTTCAGGACGGCAGAGACTTGACATCAAATAGTCCAAGTGAAAGTTCAGTTAGTGCTTCACGAGACATCAGTTCTCCTGACATTTCTGTTAGTCTGGCAAATACTTCTCCTCAATCCTTTCACTCTGAAAATACTGTAAATTTCGATAGGTCACATGCACCATCAAACCCATCAAATATGCAAGTGAAAGGATCTAGTTCAGATGTTTTTCGTGTTAGTGTCTCAAGTGCCCCCAGCACATCTAGTCATGGGTCTGCACCTGACGATTATGATGCTCTTGGGGATGTATACATATGGGGGGAGGTTATCTGTGAGAATGTTGTAAAAGTTGGCGCTGATAAAAGTTCTAGTTATTTCAGTCCAAGAACAGATATTCTCCTCCCCAGGCCACTGGAGTCGAATGTGGTTTTAGATGTGCTTCAAATATCATGTGGTGTTAAACATGCTGCTCTAGTCACGAGGCAGGGTGAACTTTTCACATGGGGTGAAGAATCTGGTGGACGCCTTGGCCATGGTGTTGGGAAGAATGTGATTCAACCTCGTCTAGTTGACGCAATGACTTCTGCAACTGTTGATTTCGTTGCCTGTGGGGAGTTCCATACCTGTGCTGTTACGATGTTTGGGGAACTATATACATGGGGTGATGGTACTCATAATGCTGGGCTTCTTGGTCATGGAACTGATGTTAGTCATTGGATACCAAAGAGAATTGCAGGTCCTCTAGAGGGACTTCAAGTTGCGTTAGTCACCTGTGGTCCATGGCATACAGCCTTGATAACCTCAACTGGTCAGCTCTTTACATTTGGGGATGGAACATTTGGTGTCCTTGGACATGGAGATAGGGAAAATGTTCCGTATCCAAGAGAAGTAGAATCCTTGTCTGGGTTGAGGACAATAGCTGTTGCATGCGGAGTGTGGCATACTGCAGCTGTTGTAGAGGTTATTGTGACTCAATCAAGTGCTAGTGTATCGTCAGGTAAATTGTTTACCTGGGGTGATGGAGATAAAAACCGCCTTGGACATGGAGACAAGGATGCTCGGCTTGAACCAACTTGCGTACCTTCACTTATTGATTACAATTTTCATAGAATTGCTTGTGGGCACAGTTTGACAGTAGGGCTGACAACATCCGGTCAAGTTTTTACAATGGGAAGCACGGTTTATGGTCAGCTTGGGAATCCCCAGTCTGATGGAAAGCTGCCTTGTTTGGTTGAAGACAAGCTTGCAGGAGAATCTGTTGAAGAAATTGCATGCGGGGCTTATCATGTTGCTGTTTTAACGTGCAAAAATGAGGTTTACACCTGGGGAAAGGGAGCAAATGGGAGATTGGGTCATGGAGATGTTGAAGATCGAAAAACACCAACTTTGGTTGAAGCCTTGAAAGATAGACATGTGAAATATATTGCTTGTGGTTCAAACTACTCTGCAGCCATATGCCTTCATAAGTGGGTATCCGGTGCTGAGCAGTCTCAGTGCTCTGCTTGTAGACAAGCGTTTGGATTCACTAGAAAGAGGCACAACTGCTATAATTGTGGGCTAGTGCACTGCCATTCATGTAGTTCTCGGAAAGCATTAAGAGCTGCACTGGCTCCAAATCCTGGAAAGCCATATCGCGTATGTGATTcgtgttttgtaaaattgaacaAGGTTTCTGAATCAGGCAATAATAATAGAAGGAACGCTCTGCCTCGTTTGTCAGGTGAAAACAAGGACAGATTAGAGAAGTCTGACCTAAGATTAACCAAGACAGCTGTCCCTTCTAATATGGATTTGATAAAGCAGCTTGATAGCAAGGCAGCCAAACAGGGGAAGAAGGCTGATACATTCTCTCTGGTTCGCAACCCACAACCACAATCTTTGCTACAGCTTAAAGATGTTGTCCTGTCTACAGCTGTTGATTTGAAGCGAACAGCTCCAAGACCTGTGCTGACGCCATCTGGAGTGAGTTCCAGGTCTGTGTCTCCATTCTCTAGAAGACCAAGCCCCCCTCGTTCAGCTACACCTATTCCAACAACATCAGGGCTTTCCTTCTCAAAAAGTATTGCTGATAGTTTGAAGAAAACAAATGAGCTTTTGAATCAGGAAGTATTGAAGTTACGTGCTCAGGTATATTATTCTTCCCCCATTTTTCTCATCTCAATCAAGTACAAGTTAGCTACTTTGATATTTACTTGTTATGGTATCAAGAGAAATCTGACATAATTTTTGTTAGGTTGAGACCCTGAGACAAAGATGTGAAATGCAAGAATTAGAGCTTCAAAGGTCATCAAAAAAGACTCAGGAGGCTATGGCTCTGGCTGCTGAGGAATCTGCCAAATCTAAGGCTGCAAAAGAAGTTATAAAGTCACTCACAGCACAGGTTAGTTTACTTCTCTTGGAGCTATTACTTTTCCACACTCATGCATATTAACCAGCCACATTGTTTCACTTTCAGCTCAAAGATCTGGCTGAGAGGCTTCCCCCTGGCGCTTATGATGCTGAGAACATCAGACCAGCTTACCTGCCAAATGGTCTGGAGCCAAATGGAATTCACTATCCAGACATAAATGGGGAGCGTCACAGCAGGGCCGAGTCTATCAGTGGCTCTAGTTTGGCTTCCATTGGAATTGAATCATCCCTGCCAAGCAGAACCGAAGGCACTCTGACCGGAAACTATGGAGCTAATCTTTACCAGCAAAACCGGGGATCTGTAATCCCTAATGGGACAGATGATTACCCAGATGTTAAATTGCCAAACGGCAGCAGCAGCGTGATCCAGACAAGGGGTAGTACTGCATCAGATACTGTTGATGGTAGGGATTCTGGAAATTTTCAAGATGATGAGAGTGGTTTGAGATCAAGGAATGCCATAATACCTGCTAATAGTAGTCAAGTTGAGGCAGAATGGATTGAACAATACGAACCTGGTGTCTATATAACACTTGTTGCCCTGCGTGATGGAACAAGAGATCTGAAACGAGTGCGGTTCAGGTAATACAAACAATTCTCTTTATTTCCTGGTTATGTTTATATGGTTCTATCATTATATATGACTTCCAAATGTAGACAGCCTCAATAGTATACCAGTGATAATGTTCAATATGGTCCATGGGATTCAAAGACTTTGTAAATAATTCTGTGGTCCAATATCTTTAAGTAGCTCAAGATAGTTGTTAGGCTGATTTCTGGCTCTTGAAACACTATACTCAGTACATGATTGGTGTTGGTTTAAGCTTAGGAAGTTTTGATTAACTTGCATATGTCTAACATGTTTGGTGGGGAATGTGTGCAGCCGGCGAAGATTCGGTGAGCACCAAGCTGAGACTTGGTGGTCGGAGAACCGCGATAGGGTATACGAGAGGTACAACGTTAGAAGCAGCGAGAAATCTTCCGGCCAAGGGGCACGTAAGGCAGATGGTGGTGGTTCACCTGTTTTATAATCTTAGGGAAGTAGATGGAGGGAAGTTCTCCATTAACACTTTTTGTTGCAGTGAGGTTTGTAGGAATCAAAAATGAATATGAAGGAACCAGGCACCCCTTTTGAGTTTTATTGTCTatcctttttctcttcaaatcTTTTTGTTCCCTCTCAAGTGAAATGTCTCCCATTTTATTAGGGCAAGTGCCCTTCACATATCAGTTGTATTGTAGTGTATATAATATCATCAGTTCAGATAACCTTCCTATTTTCTTCGTTATTTTCTCCCTGTTGCACCTTTTTTCTTACCTCAATATGTATACCTCAGGAATAAAATGTATGCGTGCTCATATttcttgtaaattattatttaattatttctacaGGGACTACATTTTGTACTCTGTTGCACAATTACTTGTCACAAAAAAGGTTTCCTGGTTAataatataagtttaattttcatGCTGTATAGTAATTATATTATCAATTAATGAAAGGCTACTAAATAggaagtttaaaataattattataaaattcaaaaaatccaaaactaatcttatttaattataaataatttaatgacAATCTTAATGATCTTTTTACACCATTagctagagctgtcaaaatggatcACAACCCACAGGTCAACCCGGTTTATTATGGGTTTGAGTCGGAttgtgtttgaaaaaattgtacttttttATGTGGGTCATATTTAAACCTGGTTCATTTAAATCCGGTTCATGCGGGTTGAATCCGTAGTGAGCCAAGTTGGTCCACCAACCCAGTTAcctaattctattttattaaaatttaattttaattttataaaaaaatatttattattttgtttttgcttgaaaaaattatttaagtttcttattttcaaaattaattaaataccCATTCGAAGTGAAATTTGggaatgaaatttgtttagatttgtattatagaaagtttgtaactttttttatttaaaaaaaattgtaattaagtgagctagtgagccaacccgtttacccaccaacctgtggtgggtcggACCGAATTCGAATTTTTCTGGTTcgttaataaatgagtcggaTTGGATTGGCTCACTAAGTAATCAATCCGTTGTAGATCGGGTCGGATCGAATTGGGTGAACGACTCTATCATCAGCACAGTACGATTAAATCAATCCAAATACATTTAATTACAGGCGTTCGTCACCTTTCTAATTTACAGAGTTTtctttaaaaggaaaaaaacaaaaacaaaaactataaacaCGTACACCCTATGACTAGGTGGGTACTCTTATACAAGCACTGCTGTTATATAGTAATGAATGTGAAATCCTCTTCTGAcaacaaatataatttcttaattcaTCGTTCATAGCTATATGAAATCTTTGGAGAATCGTATATTGTTTGTCTCCTCTGTTTGGAACATTGCTTTACTAATTGCACCTCTAATTCATACAGAATATACTAAGTTACATTATTCATTCACGAGGTAGAAACGTTTAGATTGGAAGCCAAAACACTGAACTTAAAAAGGAGCTACCTAATAAAGACAGGAACAATACTACAAAACTTTTCTAGTTTGATATTATCATGTATTTTGTCATTAATTTGCATGAAATTCAGAAAAGAGGTTGTTATAATGAACAAGAGACACCTTTTGTGAATCATGAATGAAGTCAACTTATTAGTTCAATGACGGTCAACAAGATTCTTGACTTTATTAGGTTTGATTTCATGGTTAGGTGTGCATGGTGGATTCAAATAAATAGATAACGGAATTCAACGAAGTATCTGAAAATTAGGGTATATATAAAGtgtaaagtaattaaaaataggGTAGATACGTGTCATCTTAGTTCATGTTTTCAATATGCCTGAAAGTATGTCAAGAAAGTAAAACTACCCAAAGAAAACCAGATTTTATGACATTGCAAAacttggttttatttttctttaaggttGTGATCAGAATAGTATGAATATATCAATGGGTCAAAGTTGTTTTAACGTAAATAATggttttgaatttaaattcttttagtTTAAACTTTGTTATATCTGTGTTTATattaattcttcattttttagATGTAATATGGTTAATGGACATTGTTGTAttgcattaaaatttaaacatgatTAATATgacatatttgatttatattgatattcattctttgtaaaaaaaacactttattttatttttaatattataaagttgtatttttatatttatttaataaaattttatgaattatatgCAGTTTGAATATTAGAAAGTATAGATTAGTTGAGCAATCAATAGAGTGAAGCAATTTAGTCTTGACTTGAAAAGTAATATCTTGTTTTATCACtcttcttaattaaattttatattataatatttatgaatttataaacatatttaaattttaaattttaattttaatatgatattattttttaaaaatttaattaatagtaaattatataaaatcatagtctattataataataattattaaaattgtacttttcatttcttttactaaaaggtttactatatttatgttatttatttaaaataaaaatgctttttttaataaaaaagtttaatttaatataaattgtaatttaaaaaactcAATCAAATTAACCTGTAATCTGAAAAACACGAATCCAATAACTCGAAAAATCAAATAATcggatataaattttaaaataataaatatgaattatataCTATATTAGTTAAATTTCGATACGAATCTGATCCAATTCTACCATATTCATAACAGAAATATGAGAAAGATAGCCATCTTTAAACCTACTGAAAAATTTTCACCCTTAATCGTAacatttaacaactttttatttaattacattcaAACAATTGAACAATTGAAGTATGAGTCGTTTTATATTTTCACTGTTATTTTATTACTCTTAATTAATCACGCAAGGAATgctaaaaattttaatttctagacattaataaatttgatatattttttatatttttttcttttaaagaaataaGTTGCGCATTGAGAGTATAAAACAATTTTAGCATATAATTCAATGACGAATTATCTATATCATATATGATAAGTTTGCTgatattgataataatttttttaaaattatatcaataataatttttcgaTCACGTtggaaaataaacaaaattatactCAATTaacttcataattatttttacgtTAAAATAAAACTGCAATTTAGTTTGAGACATTATATCAGGTAATGTTTGatcca from the Vigna angularis cultivar LongXiaoDou No.4 chromosome 3, ASM1680809v1, whole genome shotgun sequence genome contains:
- the LOC108326072 gene encoding PH, RCC1 and FYVE domains-containing protein 1, encoding MADLVSYRNADRDIDQALIVLKQGAQLLKYGRKGRPKFCPFRLSNDELSLIWISSSEERNLKLSSVSRIIPGQRTAVFQRYLRPEKDYLSFSLIYNNGKRSLDLICKDKVQAEVWITGLKALISSGQGGRSKIDGWSDGGLYLDDGRDLTSNSPSESSVSASRDISSPDISVSLANTSPQSFHSENTVNFDRSHAPSNPSNMQVKGSSSDVFRVSVSSAPSTSSHGSAPDDYDALGDVYIWGEVICENVVKVGADKSSSYFSPRTDILLPRPLESNVVLDVLQISCGVKHAALVTRQGELFTWGEESGGRLGHGVGKNVIQPRLVDAMTSATVDFVACGEFHTCAVTMFGELYTWGDGTHNAGLLGHGTDVSHWIPKRIAGPLEGLQVALVTCGPWHTALITSTGQLFTFGDGTFGVLGHGDRENVPYPREVESLSGLRTIAVACGVWHTAAVVEVIVTQSSASVSSGKLFTWGDGDKNRLGHGDKDARLEPTCVPSLIDYNFHRIACGHSLTVGLTTSGQVFTMGSTVYGQLGNPQSDGKLPCLVEDKLAGESVEEIACGAYHVAVLTCKNEVYTWGKGANGRLGHGDVEDRKTPTLVEALKDRHVKYIACGSNYSAAICLHKWVSGAEQSQCSACRQAFGFTRKRHNCYNCGLVHCHSCSSRKALRAALAPNPGKPYRVCDSCFVKLNKVSESGNNNRRNALPRLSGENKDRLEKSDLRLTKTAVPSNMDLIKQLDSKAAKQGKKADTFSLVRNPQPQSLLQLKDVVLSTAVDLKRTAPRPVLTPSGVSSRSVSPFSRRPSPPRSATPIPTTSGLSFSKSIADSLKKTNELLNQEVLKLRAQVETLRQRCEMQELELQRSSKKTQEAMALAAEESAKSKAAKEVIKSLTAQLKDLAERLPPGAYDAENIRPAYLPNGLEPNGIHYPDINGERHSRAESISGSSLASIGIESSLPSRTEGTLTGNYGANLYQQNRGSVIPNGTDDYPDVKLPNGSSSVIQTRGSTASDTVDGRDSGNFQDDESGLRSRNAIIPANSSQVEAEWIEQYEPGVYITLVALRDGTRDLKRVRFSRRRFGEHQAETWWSENRDRVYERYNVRSSEKSSGQGARKADGGGSPVL